The nucleotide window GGCTGGTCTCGCTGTTTATTGGGAAGTCGTAGTCAGGCTGGTGATATAGCGCGCTGGCGTCTGCCCTAACCCTTTCTTAAACATGGTGATAAACGCGGTGGTAGAGTCATACCCCAGTGACTGTGCCACCTGTTGTACTGACTTCCCGCCAATCAATAGCTGCAGGGCCACAATCAGCTGCAGCTGGTGTCGCCAGCGACGAAAGCTTAGCCCCGTCTCTTTCACCACCAGCCGCGCCAGATTGCGTTCGCTCATGGCAAAATGACTCGCCCACTGTCCCAGCGTCTGCCACGCAGCAGGCTCTTCTGCCATCTTCTCGCTCATCAGCCGAATTTTGGGATGAGGAGAGACAGGCAACTGTAAATGCTCCTGGCGCTGCAGCGGCAATTCATCAAAAAGGACATCGACCAGGCGTGATGTGGCGGCAAGTGGCAATTGCTCACGCGATTTATCTGCCAGAGACAAAATGAGCTCTCGCACCAGCGGCGATATTTTCAGCGTACAGCAACGTTCGGGCAAACCG belongs to Enterobacter cloacae and includes:
- a CDS encoding AraC family transcriptional regulator, which gives rise to MIGLGLDGYDPDSQHDAAVAFRIRVVAQEQHIPRHQHRKGQLILALGGAITCEVENAMLMVPPQYAVWIPGQMPHSNKATPGAQLCFLFIEPGAVGLPERCCTLKISPLVRELILSLADKSREQLPLAATSRLVDVLFDELPLQRQEHLQLPVSPHPKIRLMSEKMAEEPAAWQTLGQWASHFAMSERNLARLVVKETGLSFRRWRHQLQLIVALQLLIGGKSVQQVAQSLGYDSTTAFITMFKKGLGQTPARYITSLTTTSQ